Proteins encoded within one genomic window of Rubripirellula tenax:
- a CDS encoding sugar phosphate isomerase/epimerase family protein, with product MKYAICNETFGDWPLSDALALACDVGYTGWEVAPFMLTDKLASYSAGDRIAYREQVEAAGMQVIGLHWLLAKTSGYHLTTPDADTRKRTAAYLIDLARLCSDLGGDLMVLGSPQQRNFPAEQTMHSAMQNAADVLQVVAPELEPLGVKIAIEPLGRGEGNFLNTAAEGRQLMAMVDSPNVQLHLDVKAMSDEPTPTPQIIRDNAEAMIHFHANDPNLLGPGMGDVAFGPIFEALRDVDYRGWVSVEVFDYSPGIETIVRTSMANMQAQADATANRSPK from the coding sequence ATGAAGTACGCGATCTGCAACGAGACGTTCGGCGATTGGCCGCTTAGTGACGCGTTGGCGCTGGCGTGCGACGTCGGCTACACCGGATGGGAAGTCGCGCCGTTCATGTTGACCGACAAGCTCGCTTCCTATTCCGCGGGTGACCGAATCGCGTATCGCGAACAAGTCGAAGCCGCCGGGATGCAGGTCATCGGCTTGCATTGGTTGTTAGCCAAGACAAGCGGTTATCACTTGACCACGCCGGACGCGGATACTCGCAAGCGAACAGCTGCTTACTTGATTGATTTGGCGCGGCTGTGTTCCGATCTTGGCGGCGATCTGATGGTGCTTGGTTCGCCTCAGCAACGAAATTTTCCCGCGGAACAAACGATGCATTCGGCGATGCAGAATGCTGCTGATGTGTTGCAGGTCGTTGCACCGGAGCTTGAGCCATTGGGCGTGAAGATTGCCATCGAGCCGCTCGGTCGAGGCGAGGGGAATTTTTTGAATACCGCGGCCGAGGGTCGTCAGTTGATGGCGATGGTCGATAGTCCCAACGTCCAATTGCATTTGGATGTCAAAGCGATGAGCGACGAACCGACGCCGACGCCCCAGATCATTCGCGACAACGCCGAGGCGATGATTCACTTCCACGCCAATGATCCGAATCTTCTCGGACCAGGCATGGGAGACGTCGCGTTCGGGCCGATCTTCGAGGCGCTGCGCGACGTCGACTATCGAGGCTGGGTCAGCGTCGAAGTGTTCGACTATTCGCCCGGCATCGAAACGATCGTGCGAACCAGCATGGCCAACATGCAAGCCCAGGCCGACGCCACGGCCAACCGTTCACCCAAGTAG
- a CDS encoding HD-GYP domain-containing protein, which translates to MKCKNVPLSLLKVGAILSSPIIDPVDSRVKLLAEGTVITDDFMRLLASRRIETVVLNQRDIAILFAFTPQGRRKKVPPPPAYIQSRKANDFSDALDSLVEDGGELSLTEGERSLSDEFVKPAGCAYANGLTIQWANESDKRIEYVNEFFADTAEKGANIGPLRITCAELLDRLVEDQDALVCWACAPYESDYPSRHGLHLAALAMAIGVEMGLGRTDLTELGIGCLMHDIGMHEVGLNMFDNAGPLVHGQLVRLADHPVKAIDIAGRFGNEISNLARFVIYQLHERGDGSGYPRGLTAESIHPLAKIAAVADAFIGMLTTRKHRTAIQGYYAVVNLLDEMKVGKFDPAAIRALLKATSLYPLGSRVTLTGHKIGRVIRSGGTDFVMPTIEMWDEDYPDRPPEIVNLKESPAYQITGSVPARAA; encoded by the coding sequence ATGAAATGCAAAAACGTACCGCTGTCGCTGCTAAAAGTCGGTGCGATCTTGAGTTCGCCGATTATCGATCCGGTTGATTCTCGCGTCAAATTGTTGGCCGAGGGGACAGTCATCACGGATGATTTCATGCGGCTGCTGGCATCTCGGCGAATCGAAACGGTGGTGCTCAACCAACGCGACATTGCGATCCTGTTCGCGTTCACGCCGCAAGGTCGTCGTAAAAAAGTTCCGCCGCCGCCCGCCTACATTCAGTCGCGCAAAGCCAATGACTTCTCTGACGCGCTCGACAGTCTCGTTGAGGACGGTGGGGAGTTGTCGCTCACCGAGGGTGAACGAAGTCTGTCTGACGAATTTGTGAAGCCGGCCGGTTGTGCGTATGCCAACGGGTTGACCATCCAGTGGGCGAACGAGTCGGACAAGCGGATCGAGTACGTCAACGAGTTCTTTGCCGACACGGCTGAAAAGGGCGCAAACATCGGTCCTCTTCGAATCACGTGCGCCGAGTTGCTTGATCGATTGGTGGAAGATCAAGACGCGCTCGTCTGCTGGGCGTGCGCACCCTATGAATCGGATTACCCGTCGCGACACGGTTTACATCTGGCCGCCTTGGCGATGGCGATCGGCGTCGAGATGGGATTGGGACGCACGGATTTGACGGAGTTGGGGATCGGTTGTTTGATGCATGATATCGGAATGCACGAAGTCGGGCTGAATATGTTCGACAACGCAGGTCCGTTGGTGCACGGCCAGTTGGTGCGGTTGGCTGATCATCCGGTCAAGGCGATCGACATCGCCGGTCGCTTTGGCAACGAGATTTCAAACTTAGCCAGATTCGTGATCTATCAACTGCACGAGCGTGGCGACGGCAGCGGTTACCCACGGGGATTGACGGCCGAATCGATTCATCCGCTGGCGAAGATCGCGGCGGTTGCCGATGCGTTCATCGGCATGTTAACGACCCGCAAACATCGCACTGCGATTCAGGGTTACTACGCCGTCGTCAATCTGCTGGACGAAATGAAAGTCGGTAAATTTGACCCCGCAGCGATACGAGCGTTGTTGAAGGCGACGTCGTTGTATCCGTTGGGCAGTCGCGTCACTTTGACCGGCCACAAAATCGGTCGCGTGATTCGCAGCGGCGGCACCGATTTCGTGATGCCGACGATCGAGATGTGGGACGAAGACTATCCGGATCGTCCGCCAGAAATCGTTAATCTTAAAGAATCACCTGCGTACCAAATCACCGGATCCGTTCCTGCCCGCGCGGCCTAG
- a CDS encoding SpoIIE family protein phosphatase yields MTKTLPNYLKVHRGPDHQNADAPRAGLPTCPPLDAVEQFWNDFSCATGWRLDRRAQRRDEPVQVLPAVSDVDLGSVFDQVTDLDALNGNAPEHRVDPTTGVEAFIDPASPSLGRPHYAGPEITIGLGKADATQLAESAARITAELEQTREALRAQSVELAARAALITGEGEATRLADRIQTLMSDACQATDCDAAILYLLDDNTEYLQARAAFGISPQTLSKAPRPLRGSRGDLEAMVRDVVTIDDFAAGSIDTWNAPESFAAGVCVVIKSADVPIGTLWLFANDTAEFGERDSSAARLVAAAISLELNSASHRRDETVTKKQNVAVRDLATWQQESMPVGAVLADHWRVDGMIESPADWATGWHTWDVLPDGSMMLAIAEAVDCSVTGVMHATIARAALAAHTGYRHTPAQMLGRISDTLWQTSTGEQLVSLLYARIDSETGEGEVASAGSITAMIGNRYGYRPLVDGCGEPLNSHIDARPVMKTFRLLEGETLLAYTRGMASKEADQRLLGNYIRTSMTNKDRNPLATIRRQLADQPLMSERGAVSLLRH; encoded by the coding sequence GTGACAAAGACGCTCCCCAACTATTTGAAAGTCCACCGCGGACCTGACCACCAAAACGCTGACGCACCGAGAGCAGGCCTCCCTACCTGCCCCCCGCTCGATGCCGTCGAACAGTTCTGGAATGACTTCTCCTGTGCCACAGGTTGGCGTTTGGACCGACGAGCCCAACGTCGCGACGAACCGGTACAGGTGCTGCCAGCGGTCAGCGATGTTGATCTGGGGAGCGTCTTTGACCAAGTGACCGATCTGGACGCCCTGAACGGCAATGCCCCCGAACATAGAGTTGATCCCACAACTGGCGTCGAAGCCTTTATCGATCCAGCCAGCCCCAGCCTCGGACGCCCCCACTACGCCGGGCCGGAAATCACGATCGGGCTGGGCAAAGCCGACGCCACACAGCTGGCCGAATCGGCCGCCCGCATCACCGCGGAACTGGAACAAACTCGCGAGGCACTCCGAGCCCAATCCGTCGAACTCGCAGCCCGTGCCGCACTGATCACCGGCGAAGGCGAAGCGACTCGCCTTGCCGACCGAATCCAAACGCTGATGTCAGATGCCTGTCAGGCGACCGACTGCGACGCCGCCATCCTGTACTTGCTGGACGATAACACCGAATACTTGCAAGCTCGCGCCGCGTTCGGCATCTCACCACAAACGCTGTCCAAAGCGCCGCGCCCGCTTCGCGGCAGCCGCGGTGACCTCGAAGCCATGGTCCGCGACGTCGTCACGATCGACGACTTTGCCGCCGGTTCGATCGACACCTGGAATGCACCCGAATCGTTCGCGGCCGGCGTGTGCGTGGTCATCAAGTCGGCGGACGTGCCGATCGGAACGCTCTGGTTGTTCGCCAACGATACGGCCGAATTCGGCGAACGCGATTCCAGCGCGGCACGCCTAGTCGCCGCCGCAATCTCTTTGGAACTGAACAGCGCTTCGCATCGACGCGACGAAACGGTCACCAAGAAACAGAACGTCGCCGTCCGCGATCTCGCAACGTGGCAGCAAGAGTCGATGCCCGTCGGGGCCGTGTTGGCGGATCATTGGCGTGTCGACGGCATGATCGAATCGCCGGCCGACTGGGCCACCGGCTGGCATACATGGGACGTATTGCCGGATGGCTCGATGATGCTGGCGATTGCGGAAGCGGTCGACTGCTCGGTCACCGGCGTGATGCACGCAACCATCGCTCGCGCGGCATTGGCGGCGCACACCGGATACCGACACACGCCGGCACAAATGCTGGGCCGGATCAGCGACACACTGTGGCAAACCAGCACCGGCGAACAACTCGTCTCGCTGCTGTACGCTCGCATCGATTCGGAAACGGGCGAAGGCGAAGTCGCGTCGGCCGGTTCGATCACGGCGATGATCGGCAATCGCTACGGCTATCGCCCGCTAGTCGATGGATGCGGCGAACCGCTGAACAGCCATATCGATGCGCGTCCCGTCATGAAGACGTTCCGGTTGCTCGAAGGGGAAACCTTGTTGGCCTACACTCGCGGAATGGCCAGCAAAGAAGCCGACCAGCGGTTGCTGGGCAACTACATCCGCACGTCCATGACCAACAAAGACCGGAACCCGCTGGCAACGATCCGTCGTCAACTGGCCGACCAGCCACTGATGAGCGAACGAGGTGCCGTGTCGTTACTGAGGCACTAA
- a CDS encoding PEP-CTERM sorting domain-containing protein, which yields MPICNRLIHCVASTLLLCASTAAYGDMLTFGIIGDSSSEAINVINNHPDYTAQLLASDLSNLGSFDIVWGLNNSNTAQPAWLSNSTNKTLISLFVSNGGGLIYSDGRVTGANAVLPGGNDFTFTRAGIYDLNRDPNLATDVLRGVSNEVTNTNLDQTDGGSIFASHGYATLKPGSSPDLTPILTTSNSSQMVDFQYSFGVGFVYYSAIPMADKLVNTPNPFASIYAPLATTELADSVIAAQAVPEPTSLAFVGVAGLGMALMVRRRRAGSAKAT from the coding sequence ATGCCAATCTGCAATCGACTGATTCACTGCGTTGCGAGCACCTTGCTTCTCTGCGCTTCAACTGCTGCATACGGGGATATGCTGACGTTCGGAATCATCGGTGATTCGTCAAGTGAGGCGATCAATGTCATCAACAATCACCCGGACTACACGGCACAGCTTCTTGCCTCTGACTTATCAAACCTGGGGAGCTTTGACATCGTATGGGGACTCAACAACAGCAACACTGCGCAGCCCGCATGGCTGTCCAACTCTACCAACAAGACACTGATCTCATTGTTCGTTTCCAATGGCGGTGGGCTAATTTACAGCGACGGCAGAGTGACGGGTGCCAATGCCGTTTTGCCAGGGGGAAATGATTTCACCTTCACGCGAGCCGGCATCTATGATCTCAATCGAGATCCAAACCTGGCCACTGACGTGCTGAGGGGCGTGTCTAACGAGGTCACCAATACGAATCTCGACCAAACCGATGGAGGTTCGATCTTTGCCAGCCACGGATATGCAACGCTGAAGCCGGGTTCATCCCCCGATTTGACGCCAATTCTGACAACCTCAAACTCCAGCCAAATGGTGGATTTCCAATACAGTTTTGGCGTAGGTTTCGTCTACTATTCAGCCATTCCGATGGCAGACAAACTGGTCAATACTCCGAATCCATTTGCCAGCATCTACGCACCTTTGGCAACAACCGAACTGGCGGATTCAGTCATTGCCGCCCAAGCCGTTCCCGAACCCACGTCGTTGGCGTTTGTTGGTGTTGCCGGACTTGGCATGGCATTGATGGTTCGACGCCGGCGTGCGGGTTCGGCGAAAGCCACCTGA
- a CDS encoding DUF1559 family PulG-like putative transporter produces the protein MKRSQHGFTLVELLVVITIIGILMGLLIPAVNAARETARRNQCATNMKNLALAGVQYENTKGGMPGWVEKFGYFDGGSDPSDLGNFSGSVPAHVKVGGFGVSLLPWLDAQPTYEHWTQDRYPIINDGNGDLDATTGASGEGFHELAAPNLAIYQCPSNPVSEGSHGKNSYVSNNGMSQVRTVLDGTAGTTVATYLESQSKANGVFTAKYLGITSMGTSIALASSVSLDDMKDGQGFTILFSENVQALPWHRPGFLAAAGTALPTAAAALAPVAGTEDIATSPALQYSRFGNGMVWHYEDSKASQLNAITPIPPTSPAGTMVFDVFPQHRINGGGDTVQEDIFNLQMTTTLLNAPSLARPSSAHVDGVNAAFADGATRFVTSSVDYRVYQALLTPRGKSSDVPWKEFVLTDELGN, from the coding sequence ATGAAACGATCACAACACGGTTTTACCCTCGTCGAGTTGCTGGTGGTCATCACGATCATCGGAATCCTCATGGGACTCTTGATCCCCGCAGTCAACGCTGCTCGCGAGACCGCCCGTCGTAACCAATGCGCCACCAACATGAAGAACCTGGCCCTCGCCGGCGTTCAGTACGAAAACACCAAGGGTGGAATGCCAGGATGGGTGGAGAAATTCGGCTACTTTGACGGCGGCTCGGACCCGTCTGACCTCGGCAATTTCAGCGGTTCGGTGCCAGCCCATGTCAAGGTGGGCGGCTTTGGCGTTTCGTTACTGCCTTGGCTCGACGCCCAACCAACCTACGAGCATTGGACGCAAGACCGTTACCCGATCATCAATGATGGCAATGGTGACCTTGACGCAACCACCGGCGCGTCCGGCGAAGGATTCCACGAACTTGCGGCCCCGAACCTGGCAATCTACCAGTGCCCAAGCAATCCCGTGTCGGAAGGCAGCCACGGCAAGAACAGCTATGTCTCGAACAATGGGATGTCGCAAGTTCGCACTGTCCTGGACGGAACTGCGGGCACTACCGTCGCAACATATCTTGAATCGCAGTCGAAGGCCAACGGCGTGTTCACCGCGAAGTATCTCGGCATCACAAGCATGGGCACCTCAATCGCGCTGGCATCCAGCGTTTCACTTGACGACATGAAGGACGGGCAGGGATTCACCATTCTGTTCTCCGAAAATGTCCAAGCTCTTCCGTGGCATCGACCTGGCTTTCTCGCCGCTGCGGGAACGGCACTCCCTACGGCAGCTGCAGCACTTGCACCGGTCGCCGGTACAGAAGACATCGCGACGAGCCCAGCATTGCAGTATTCGCGATTCGGTAACGGAATGGTTTGGCACTACGAAGACTCCAAAGCAAGTCAGCTGAATGCCATTACGCCAATCCCACCAACGAGTCCTGCAGGGACGATGGTTTTCGATGTGTTTCCACAACACCGAATCAACGGTGGTGGCGACACGGTCCAGGAAGACATTTTCAACCTTCAAATGACCACGACCTTGCTAAACGCTCCTAGCCTTGCTCGTCCGTCGTCAGCTCACGTGGACGGCGTCAACGCGGCATTTGCCGATGGAGCGACACGGTTCGTTACATCGTCGGTCGATTACCGCGTCTACCAAGCCCTTCTTACCCCGCGGGGTAAAAGCAGCGACGTGCCGTGGAAAGAGTTCGTGCTAACCGACGAACTCGGCAATTAG
- a CDS encoding cysteine desulfurase family protein, producing MIYLDFNRTTPMAPSVMEAMKPYWLTHFMLPGQGHPHAQAVGEALENAREGVALLAGCEPFEIVFTGGGTEANNLAILGLLASQPAGHVLVTALEHDSVLGAASSLVPKGWEVETIGCDSDGVVDPEVLAAKIRANTKMVCVQLANPVIGTIQPVRDIADLCHNRGVPVHCDATQAFGKMPVDVMTLRADTVSISGHKFYGPKGSGALYVRRGLHLSPIGFGEPREMGLRPGAENVPACIGLGAAASLAARCAGDVEVGIGDLRDYFSNGLISTLGDKVSIVCEDSIRLPNTMAVEMPGDAKRIQRAARQLAIATAQSDSPPDEITRALRAVGKSSAQIGRTIRLSLGWTSSRDQVDRAIELLADAADGIVAA from the coding sequence GTGATCTACCTAGATTTCAATCGAACCACGCCCATGGCGCCTTCGGTCATGGAGGCGATGAAGCCGTATTGGTTGACCCACTTCATGTTGCCCGGTCAAGGGCACCCGCATGCCCAAGCCGTCGGTGAGGCGCTCGAAAACGCTCGTGAAGGGGTGGCACTTTTGGCCGGGTGCGAGCCGTTCGAAATCGTTTTCACCGGTGGTGGGACCGAGGCGAATAACTTGGCGATTCTGGGGTTGCTAGCAAGTCAGCCCGCCGGGCATGTTTTGGTCACGGCGTTGGAGCACGATTCGGTCCTCGGTGCAGCATCAAGTTTGGTTCCCAAGGGCTGGGAGGTGGAGACCATTGGCTGTGACTCCGATGGTGTCGTCGACCCGGAGGTCCTTGCGGCGAAGATCCGGGCCAACACTAAAATGGTTTGCGTCCAATTGGCCAATCCGGTGATCGGTACGATCCAGCCGGTGCGGGATATCGCCGATCTGTGTCACAATCGGGGGGTGCCTGTTCACTGCGACGCAACTCAGGCTTTTGGCAAGATGCCGGTCGATGTGATGACGCTTCGGGCGGATACCGTTTCGATCAGCGGGCACAAGTTCTATGGGCCCAAGGGAAGCGGAGCGCTCTACGTTCGACGCGGGCTTCATTTGTCGCCGATCGGGTTTGGCGAGCCCCGAGAAATGGGGCTGCGTCCGGGTGCCGAGAATGTTCCCGCGTGCATCGGATTGGGTGCCGCGGCGTCGTTGGCCGCCAGGTGTGCGGGCGACGTGGAAGTGGGGATCGGCGATCTGAGGGACTATTTTTCTAATGGATTGATTTCGACCCTTGGCGACAAGGTGTCAATCGTCTGCGAGGACTCGATTCGGTTGCCCAATACGATGGCCGTCGAGATGCCTGGCGACGCCAAGCGAATCCAGCGGGCGGCCCGTCAATTGGCGATCGCAACGGCCCAGTCGGATTCGCCACCCGACGAGATCACCCGGGCGCTTCGGGCGGTCGGAAAGTCGAGTGCCCAGATCGGCCGGACGATCCGGTTGTCGCTGGGGTGGACCAGCAGTCGGGATCAGGTCGATCGGGCGATCGAGCTTCTCGCCGACGCCGCGGACGGCATCGTCGCCGCTTAG
- the nusB gene encoding transcription antitermination factor NusB — protein MSTRRRAREIVLQMLYESDINGTRDTESSRRFIRSRMQGRKALTDFACDLLAGTLSHRDEIDEQLAKLATNWTLPRMPVVDRNVLRLGGYEILFSDTPGRVAVNESIVLAKRYGDKNSPRFVNGILDRLMKEKEA, from the coding sequence ATGTCCACTCGCCGTCGCGCCCGCGAGATCGTTCTGCAAATGCTTTACGAATCGGACATCAACGGTACTCGAGATACCGAGTCGTCACGACGGTTCATCCGTTCGCGGATGCAAGGCCGAAAGGCGTTGACCGATTTCGCCTGTGACCTACTGGCCGGAACCCTGAGCCATCGAGATGAAATCGACGAGCAACTGGCCAAACTGGCGACCAACTGGACGCTTCCGCGAATGCCAGTCGTTGACCGCAACGTCCTTCGGCTAGGTGGCTACGAGATCCTGTTCAGCGATACGCCCGGACGCGTCGCCGTGAACGAATCGATCGTGCTTGCCAAACGGTATGGCGACAAAAATAGCCCCCGATTCGTCAACGGCATTCTTGATCGGTTGATGAAAGAAAAAGAAGCGTAG
- the hemQ gene encoding hydrogen peroxide-dependent heme synthase, with amino-acid sequence MKRLLHKLLSQKPSMTPTPETPTPPTGRPEPTGRPEASGRPGAHGRPSEPLPEPSVILENGWHVAHFFYRFRRDVMDGPLSPALQQQLHDALHPAESDRPARLATYWISGHRADFAVMVMDPDPAKVDGVHQSIMAPGIGRYVEPAWSFVSMSEVSEYVPSIEEFKRRLVTGGEDADSPAVAAKVAAYERRLPMMNEQRLRPEFPDWPSACFYPMNKSRVVGANWFTEPFSRRNAMMAEHAQSGMAFAGKVSQLISVGVGVDDWEWMVTLWGRNPEYLKEIVYKMRFDQASAKYAEFGPFYVGYKAGAEDIIKHCKLN; translated from the coding sequence ATGAAACGATTACTTCACAAACTTCTGTCACAGAAGCCTTCGATGACGCCCACGCCCGAAACGCCGACCCCACCAACCGGACGACCGGAACCAACGGGTCGACCTGAGGCTTCGGGTCGGCCTGGCGCCCACGGGCGCCCCAGCGAGCCGTTACCGGAACCGTCCGTGATTCTGGAAAACGGATGGCACGTCGCCCACTTTTTCTATCGCTTCCGCCGCGATGTGATGGACGGCCCGCTCTCGCCCGCGTTGCAACAGCAACTGCATGATGCGTTGCATCCAGCCGAATCGGATCGTCCGGCTCGGTTAGCAACCTACTGGATCAGCGGACATCGCGCCGATTTCGCCGTCATGGTCATGGACCCCGACCCGGCCAAGGTCGACGGAGTCCATCAATCGATCATGGCACCGGGAATCGGCCGATACGTGGAACCAGCTTGGTCGTTCGTTTCAATGAGCGAGGTCAGTGAATACGTTCCATCGATCGAAGAATTCAAACGCAGATTGGTCACCGGTGGCGAAGACGCTGATTCGCCCGCCGTCGCGGCCAAGGTAGCCGCCTACGAACGTCGATTGCCGATGATGAACGAACAGCGGTTGCGACCGGAGTTCCCGGACTGGCCGTCGGCGTGCTTCTATCCCATGAACAAGAGCCGTGTCGTTGGCGCGAACTGGTTCACTGAACCCTTCAGCCGCCGCAACGCGATGATGGCCGAGCACGCGCAGAGCGGGATGGCGTTCGCCGGTAAGGTCAGCCAACTGATTTCGGTCGGCGTCGGCGTCGACGACTGGGAATGGATGGTGACGCTTTGGGGACGAAATCCCGAATACCTCAAAGAGATCGTCTACAAAATGCGTTTCGATCAAGCCAGCGCCAAATACGCTGAATTCGGTCCGTTCTATGTCGGATACAAAGCCGGCGCCGAAGACATCATCAAGCACTGCAAATTGAATTAA